A genomic window from Methanobacterium sp. BRmetb2 includes:
- a CDS encoding recombinase XerC, with protein sequence MNPSSNNKTKKNDERTSIELKSVKTESDSSSKPNILEHYNFPEMIEDYLVELEIRNYSKNTIKTYKSIVTTFYKFLTNEKDLYDEKRILRSFKRYIQYLKREKQVSQNYIYLVTVVVKKFFEFGGLKILDDVQTPKRTKSLPKSLNETEVKNLINAMDLNDSSTPSRHHLNTRNKVILALLYSAGLRVSELVSLHTDDVDLGERTIRIRGKGEKDRIVLFDENMKLLLEEYLEKRTDDSDALFINRFGNHLTPRYVQMMIKKYAESAGIKKRVTPHILRHSFATHLLKNGVDIRAIQQLLGHSNLSTTQIYTSVDMQTLKNVYDRAKLR encoded by the coding sequence ATGAATCCCTCCTCCAATAACAAAACCAAAAAAAATGATGAAAGAACATCAATTGAACTAAAATCAGTTAAAACTGAATCAGATAGTTCATCAAAACCCAATATTTTAGAGCATTACAACTTCCCAGAGATGATAGAAGATTATCTAGTGGAATTAGAGATAAGAAACTACTCCAAAAACACTATAAAAACTTATAAATCCATCGTAACCACTTTTTATAAATTTTTAACCAATGAAAAAGATCTATACGATGAAAAAAGAATTTTAAGATCATTCAAAAGATATATACAATATTTAAAACGGGAAAAACAAGTCTCCCAGAACTATATTTATCTGGTAACCGTAGTAGTCAAAAAATTCTTTGAATTTGGTGGTCTTAAAATCCTGGATGATGTTCAAACACCAAAGAGAACCAAGTCTCTTCCTAAGTCATTGAATGAAACTGAGGTGAAAAATCTCATAAATGCCATGGACCTTAATGATTCATCAACACCTTCCAGACATCATTTAAATACAAGAAACAAAGTGATACTAGCACTTCTCTATTCTGCAGGATTAAGAGTATCTGAACTGGTGTCTCTCCATACTGATGATGTAGACCTTGGAGAAAGAACCATCAGAATCCGTGGAAAGGGTGAAAAAGATCGTATAGTACTTTTTGATGAAAATATGAAGTTATTGCTGGAAGAATATCTGGAAAAAAGGACTGATGATAGTGATGCTCTTTTTATTAACCGTTTTGGTAATCATTTAACACCCCGATACGTCCAGATGATGATTAAAAAATACGCAGAAAGTGCAGGTATAAAAAAGAGGGTAACACCCCACATACTGCGACATTCCTTTGCCACCCATCTTCTAAAAAATGGAGTAGACATTAGAGCCATACAACAGCTTCTGGGTCATTCTAATTTAAGTACTACTCAAATTTATACCAGCGTCGATATGCAGACCCTTAAAAATGTTTACGATCGGGCTAAATTAAGGTGA
- a CDS encoding TspO protein, which translates to MNENKGYQIPKLIITLGLTLITGFVGSIVTFDSLTTWYVALNKPSWTPPNWAFGPIWTTLYILIGIAAYLVWREGLHRKDVKIALSVFALQLILNLLWSLIFFGLQSIYGGLIEIIILWIAILINLILFYRISKVAGLLLVPYIVWVTIAAYLNYSVYLLN; encoded by the coding sequence TTGAATGAAAATAAAGGATATCAAATTCCTAAATTAATTATAACTTTGGGATTAACCCTAATTACCGGATTTGTTGGCTCAATTGTCACTTTTGATTCACTAACTACTTGGTATGTTGCCCTTAACAAACCTTCCTGGACTCCACCCAACTGGGCCTTTGGACCTATATGGACAACTCTATACATACTGATAGGTATTGCTGCCTACCTTGTATGGCGAGAGGGCCTACATAGAAAAGACGTTAAAATTGCACTTTCAGTATTTGCCCTACAGTTAATTTTAAATCTTCTATGGTCGCTGATCTTCTTTGGATTACAATCAATATACGGCGGTTTAATTGAAATAATTATACTGTGGATAGCTATCTTAATCAACCTGATTCTTTTCTATCGGATATCTAAAGTCGCTGGATTGCTCCTTGTACCCTATATTGTCTGGGTAACTATTGCAGCTTATCTCAATTATTCTGTATATCTCCTAAATTAA
- a CDS encoding cytoplasmic protein, whose protein sequence is MRNFEKPRLIVSKCIEFEPCRYNGLIISSDFVKKLKDYVEFQPVCPEVELGLGIPRDPIRLIDLKGEVELFQPATGRCLTGDMENFARSYLFELNDFDGFILKNKSPSCGVKAVKVYPGLKDGRPRTDGVGAFASEVFDKHPYLAVEDEGRLRNLKIRENFLTKIYTLSDFRNVKKALNINSLIEFHSTHKFLLMAYKQILTPKMGQIVANHNQKPIKDVIKDYEELLLQTLIKPPESTSNINILMHSMGYFSKELSHEEKSFFLDSIEKYREGIMPLIVNLNILKSWMIRFNEEYLAKQTFFEPYPEKLMPITTLYKRGF, encoded by the coding sequence GTGAGAAACTTTGAAAAACCTCGTTTAATAGTAAGTAAGTGCATTGAATTTGAACCATGCCGATATAATGGATTGATAATTAGCAGCGATTTTGTTAAGAAGTTAAAAGATTACGTTGAATTCCAGCCAGTATGTCCCGAGGTAGAATTAGGGTTGGGCATACCCCGAGACCCTATAAGATTAATTGACTTAAAAGGAGAAGTAGAGTTATTCCAACCTGCAACAGGGAGATGTTTAACTGGAGATATGGAAAACTTTGCACGTTCATATTTATTTGAATTAAATGATTTTGACGGTTTTATACTAAAAAATAAGTCACCTTCATGCGGTGTAAAAGCCGTGAAAGTTTATCCTGGATTAAAGGATGGAAGGCCCCGGACTGATGGTGTGGGTGCATTTGCATCAGAAGTATTTGATAAACATCCTTATCTGGCTGTGGAAGATGAAGGTCGCCTTAGAAACCTTAAAATACGTGAAAACTTTTTAACCAAGATTTATACTTTATCTGATTTTCGCAATGTTAAAAAGGCCCTTAACATAAACAGTTTAATTGAGTTTCATTCTACCCATAAATTCCTTTTAATGGCTTACAAACAGATTTTAACCCCAAAAATGGGTCAAATAGTGGCTAATCATAATCAAAAACCAATAAAAGATGTAATAAAAGATTATGAAGAATTATTGCTACAGACTCTGATAAAACCGCCAGAATCTACCTCTAACATCAATATACTGATGCATTCTATGGGATATTTCTCAAAAGAACTTTCTCATGAAGAAAAATCATTTTTCCTGGATTCTATAGAAAAGTATCGTGAAGGGATCATGCCTTTGATAGTTAATTTGAATATCTTAAAATCATGGATGATCCGTTTTAATGAGGAATATCTGGCCAAACAAACCTTTTTCGAACCTTACCCTGAAAAATTAATGCCCATAACTACCCTTTATAAAAGAGGATTTTAA